A window of Pseudomonas denitrificans (nom. rej.) genomic DNA:
CCGCTGGTTTGACTTCTACGCCGCCAACCGCTTCCGTGCCGACGGTGGCCTGAGCGCTGACGCCGCCGCGGTCGCCTGGCGCGAACGCACCGTGCAGCGCCTCGGTTCCTGGGGCTTCAACACCCTGGGCGACTGGAGCGATCCGGCCTTCGCCGATGATCCGCGCATGCCGTACAGCGTGCCGCTGTCCATCAGCGGCGACTACGCCACGGTCAGCACCGGCTACGACTGGTGGGGCGCCATGCCCGATCCGTTCGACCCGCGCTTCGCCATGGCCGCCGAGCGCGCCATCGCCATCGCCGCCCGCGATCACCGCGAGGATGCCTGGCTGCTGGGTTACTACGCCGACAACGAACTGGCCTGGGCCGGCCGTGGCGACGATGACCAGGCGCACTTTGCCCTGGCTTTCGGCACACTCAAGTTGTCCACCGACAGCCCGGCCAAGCGTGCCTTCATCAAGCAGCTCAAGGACAAGTACGAGGATCACGAGCAGCTCGCCGAGGCCTGGGGCGTACAGCTGGGCTCCTGGGAGGACCTGGACGCGCCGGGCTACCAGGCACCGGTCCCGAGCGAGGCGCACCCGGCCATCGCCCAGGACTACAGCGCCTTCCTGCGGCTGTACGCCGACCAGTACTTCAAGACCCTGAAGGACTCGCTGAAGTGGCACGCGCCGAACCACCTGCTGCTCGGCCCGCGTTTCGCCGTCAGCACGCCGGAAGCACTGGCCTCCTGTGCGCAGTATTGCGACATCCTCAGCTTCAACCTCTACGTGCCGCTGCCGCAGCAGGGGTTCGACGCCAACTACGTGCGCAGCCTGGACAAGCCGGTGCTGATCACCGAATTCCACTTCGGCTCCCGCGATCGCGGGCCGTTCTGGGGCGGTGTCGCCGAGGTGTACAACGAGCAGCAGCGTGGCGAGGCGTACCAGCGCTTCCTCGCCGAGGCCGCGAAGGAGCCGAACATCGTCGGCGCGCACTGGTTCCAGTACCTCGACCAGCCGGTGACCGGCCGCCTGCTCGACGGCGAGAATGGTCACATCGGCCTGGTCGGCATCACCGACCTGCCGTTCACCGGCTTCGTCGACGCCGTGCGCAAGGCCAACCAGCAGACGCTCAAAGGCATCGACGAACAGGCCCGCGCCGCCGCCAAGGTGGCGCCGGAACCGCAGCCCAAAGCCGCGCCCGCCGGGGACGACAGCGACGACGAGGAACAGGCCTCGGAGCAATGATCCGTCATTCGTGAAGCCACACCCCGCCTTCGGCAGGGTTCCCAGGGGCGGAACGCGCTGAAAGAATGGCGTCTTCCGCACTTTCCGTCCCTGAGTATGTGCATTTCCGGAGCCTGAAATGACCCTGAACGGCCACTGTGATCCGCGCTTCACCCCCGTTGCCGACGCCTTCAGTGTACTGTTCGAAGACCCACAGGAGCGCGGCGCAGCGCTGTGCATCCAGGTCGGCGGCGAAACCGTGGTCGATCTCTGGGCCGGCAGCGCGGGCAAGGAGCCGGGCCAGGACTGGCAGGCCGACACGCTTCTCAACCTGTTCTCCTGCACCAAGACCTTCGCCGCCGTTGCCGCGTTGCAACTGGTGGGCGAGGGCCGGCTGGAACTGGACGCCCCGGTGGCGCGTTACTGGCCGGAGTTCGAGCAGGCCGGCAAGCAGAGCATCAGCGTGCGCCAGCTCCTCTGCCATCGCGCGGGCCTGCCGGCGATCCGCGAGCCG
This region includes:
- a CDS encoding beta-galactosidase, whose protein sequence is MTSMRWHLPLLLSLAIASAPAWSAGGNETLFNFVKPMAVVSVTTQNADLPSSTAEATPEGEILRRVNFNPAPQPTLRLAPSSGSWDWSQADSISLRIQNAMDWAITLEVEIEGLKGAPGLRASIALPPGPAQTLVIPLHAIAPEDFGMRAGVPMPVTQDGQRLLLASKVTGELNRSQVGAVKLFLTAPKAAQDILVGRFGTRAGNDEYHKAYTGIVDAFGQSTRSDWPEKVKSPEQLASAWKAEGEQLKKWQPAPGRDAFGGLLDGPAFEGTGFFRTEKRNGRWWLVTPEGHSFWSMGVNAVNADSSQTYVEGREYMFASLPKEDESLAAFYGQRDDRSGVGAQQGRAFGNGRWFDFYAANRFRADGGLSADAAAVAWRERTVQRLGSWGFNTLGDWSDPAFADDPRMPYSVPLSISGDYATVSTGYDWWGAMPDPFDPRFAMAAERAIAIAARDHREDAWLLGYYADNELAWAGRGDDDQAHFALAFGTLKLSTDSPAKRAFIKQLKDKYEDHEQLAEAWGVQLGSWEDLDAPGYQAPVPSEAHPAIAQDYSAFLRLYADQYFKTLKDSLKWHAPNHLLLGPRFAVSTPEALASCAQYCDILSFNLYVPLPQQGFDANYVRSLDKPVLITEFHFGSRDRGPFWGGVAEVYNEQQRGEAYQRFLAEAAKEPNIVGAHWFQYLDQPVTGRLLDGENGHIGLVGITDLPFTGFVDAVRKANQQTLKGIDEQARAAAKVAPEPQPKAAPAGDDSDDEEQASEQ